CATCGTGACCACCGAGGCGCCGACCACGCCCGTCGAGGCGGCGAGCAGCGCGCCGACGGCCACCACCGAGATCGCCAGGCCGCCGCGTAAGGAGCCGAAGAGCATGCCCATCGTCTCCAGGAGCTCCTCGGCCAAACCCGACTTTTCCAGCATCACCCCCATGAAGACAAAAAAAGGCACCGCCACCAGGGTGTAGTTCTCCATGATGTTGAAGATGCGGTTGGGCAAGATGCCGATGCGGGCGAGGGGAAAGACCGGGTCCCAGGGCAGCTCGAGGCCGAGCATGGGCAACGCGTCGCTGCCGATCAGGGTAAAGAGCACCGCCGTGCCGCCCAGGCTGAAGGCGACGGGATAGCCCAGAATCAACAGAAAGATGGCGCCCATGAACATCCACAGGCCCAGATACGCCATCACAGGAGCTCCGTCATCGGTACTCCACTAGAGCGCTTCCGTCTTTTCGGTGATGGAGGTGTGGTCCAAACCGTCCTCTTGGCGCTCGAGCTTGCCGGCGAGGAAGGCGATATTCTTGATCGTCTCGCTGACGCCCTGCAGCAAGATGAGCAAGAAGCCCACCAAGATGAGGGTCTTGGCCGGGTAGAGGGGCAGGCCGCCGGGGTTGGGGCTGATCTCGAGCACCTGCCAGGAGCGCATCACGAAGGCGTGGCTGAGGTAGAGGCCCAAGAGGCAAAAGGGCGTCAGCATAAAAAGGGCGCCGACGATGTCGACGACCGCCTTGGCGCGCGGCTTCAGGTTCGAGTAGATGAGGTCCACGCGCACGTGGGCGTCCTCCTTGAGCACAAAGGCGGCGGCCAGGAGGAAGGTCATGTTGAAGAGAAAGATCTGCAGCTCGCGGAAAAAGTTGGCGCCCGCCACCTGCCCGCCGACGCTGCGGCCCACATAGCGCATGACGACGTAGCTCGCGCCGATGGCCACCATCGCCAAGGCCACCCAGTACATGAGCCCACCGAGCCGCGTCGTCAGCCAGTCGATGCCGTAAGCGACCTTGAGCGCGCCCACCGAGCCCAGCAAGACCAGCGGCGCCGCTGCGAGCGCCAGGACGAAGCCGGCGGCCATGACGCCGAAGAGGTTGTTGCCGAGCTGAACCCACAAGAGGACGAGCAGCACCAACGGCAACAGCCCGGCGACGAGGCCGAAGGGCGCGTCGCGCCGCCCCAGCAGGGCCGTCAGCGCGGTCAGCGCCGCGAACGCAGGCACGAAGTAGATGAGATAGCTCGAGTAGACCGGGCTGCCAGGCAGCGCCAGGTAGGGCAGGAACGCATTGGGGAGGCCGACCGCGCGGTAGCCGGGCACGGCTACGCCGTCAAAGGCAAACCAGGGCAAGAAGAAGGCGACAAACAGCCCCAGCGAGGCCAGGATTTGAGGCCACCCTTTCACCCGCTGCTCCTCGCCCACAGAACCGTCATCTCGCGCCTCCCGCGCTGGCCCTAGCCTCGGCCTATCCTCACGGTCGGGCAGAATTGCCGACCAGGACCGCGTCGATACCCGGTCCTGGTCGCTACTAAGCCCTCCGTTGGCTGCATCCTATCCTTAACAAAAACCAAAGTCAACGCGTAGGGCGGGCGATCCGGCCTCTCATCGCGCCGCGTCGTCGGTACGGCTTAGAGGGCGCTAGCCACTCAAAGAGCCGTCAGCGCTCATGGTCAGCGCTCAGCGTTCAGCAAGACTCCAGCGAAGAGACATCCGCGCCGACCGCAGCTAGCCGACCAAGCCTGCGGCAGAGGATCAAGGGTCGTCTCGAGAGGCGCCCAGCGGCTGTAGGGCCCAGCCTGCGCTGCCTGCTCGGCTGCTACGATTTGAATCTGGGTTCAAGATTTCAGAGTTCCGATACGACCGAGCCCTTAGGATAGTAGCTTGCTGGATCAGGAGGAGGCGCTCAGAACGCATGGCCGAGGCGGTGACCGACTACGACGTGATCATTATCGGTGGAGGGCGGGTGGCGGTGCCTTTGGCGGCGGCGCTGTCCGCCGCTGGTATGCACGTCGCGGTCGTCGAGCGCAAGCGCCTCGGCGGTTCCCATGTCAACTTTGGCCCCACCCCGACCAAGGCGGCCCAGGCTTCGGCGCGGCTCGTCTACCAGGCGCGGCGGGCGGAGGCTTTCGGGCTGCGTATTCCTGCCGTCGAGGTGGATCTGGAAGCGGTGCTCGAGGCGGCCGAGGTCTGTGCCTTGCAGCAGTACGACGAGGAGATGGCGCGACTTCGCGAGCTGCCCGGGGTCGACCTGCTGAGCGGCCACGGTCGGCTGACGGGCAAGCGGGGCAGGGCCTTGCTGGTGAGCGCCGATGGCCGCAGGCTCAGGGCGGACCAGGTGGTGATCGATACCGGCAGCCGCAGTAGCCTTCCCCCGCTCGAGGGCCTAGGCACCGTTCCTTACGTCCACGCGGGCAACTGGCTGGGGCTGCGCAGCCTGCCCGAGCACCTCGTCATGGTCGGCGGCGGCTTCGTGGGGCTCGAGATGGGCCAGTTCTACCGGCGGCTGGGCGCCCAGGTCACCGTCTTGCACCGCGGCGACCACGTGCTGCCCAAGGAAGACGCCGACGTGGCCGCGGCCTTGCAGCGCCTGCTCGAGGACGAGGGCATGCGCTTCGAGCTCCGCGC
This region of Deinococcota bacterium genomic DNA includes:
- a CDS encoding TRAP transporter small permease subunit, coding for MKGWPQILASLGLFVAFFLPWFAFDGVAVPGYRAVGLPNAFLPYLALPGSPVYSSYLIYFVPAFAALTALTALLGRRDAPFGLVAGLLPLVLLVLLWVQLGNNLFGVMAAGFVLALAAAPLVLLGSVGALKVAYGIDWLTTRLGGLMYWVALAMVAIGASYVVMRYVGRSVGGQVAGANFFRELQIFLFNMTFLLAAAFVLKEDAHVRVDLIYSNLKPRAKAVVDIVGALFMLTPFCLLGLYLSHAFVMRSWQVLEISPNPGGLPLYPAKTLILVGFLLILLQGVSETIKNIAFLAGKLERQEDGLDHTSITEKTEAL
- a CDS encoding FAD-dependent oxidoreductase; translation: MAEAVTDYDVIIIGGGRVAVPLAAALSAAGMHVAVVERKRLGGSHVNFGPTPTKAAQASARLVYQARRAEAFGLRIPAVEVDLEAVLEAAEVCALQQYDEEMARLRELPGVDLLSGHGRLTGKRGRALLVSADGRRLRADQVVIDTGSRSSLPPLEGLGTVPYVHAGNWLGLRSLPEHLVMVGGGFVGLEMGQFYRRLGAQVTVLHRGDHVLPKEDADVAAALQRLLEDEGMRFELRAEATAVECREDGVRLHYEQRGRMKTVSGSHLFVAAGRKLNTDDLGLETVGLAPNEEGFIEVDETLKAKVPGLWVAGDARSGPSYAHSAYDDHRVIAARLTRASLRTAEQVVPYAVFTDPELGRVGMTEYEARRTGQKVEVVVYDMARSRRASELRETRGFIKLVVNGATKQVLGAAVLAYRGAELVHSYLDLINAGLPYRLIGDAIYIHPTLQEAVQGAVAMLEP